Proteins from a genomic interval of Paenibacillus sp. RC334:
- a CDS encoding DUF423 domain-containing protein, with protein sequence MQRRWIIVGSIMMLLAVAIGAFGAHIVKTRIDADALAVYETGVKYHMIHAVGLLIIALAAGQWGASTRLKWAARLLFTGIILFSGSLYVLSLTGIRVLGAITPLGGVCFIAGWLLVALAAWSLKKED encoded by the coding sequence ATGCAACGCAGATGGATAATTGTAGGATCTATAATGATGCTGCTGGCGGTAGCTATTGGAGCGTTTGGGGCTCATATTGTGAAAACACGGATCGACGCAGACGCTTTGGCCGTGTATGAAACTGGTGTGAAATATCATATGATTCACGCTGTCGGTTTGCTGATCATTGCATTGGCTGCGGGACAGTGGGGAGCGTCGACTCGTTTAAAATGGGCAGCGCGACTGCTGTTTACGGGAATCATTTTGTTTTCCGGCAGCTTGTATGTGCTGAGCTTGACCGGGATTCGTGTGCTAGGTGCCATTACCCCGCTGGGGGGCGTGTGTTTTATCGCAGGTTGGCTTTTGGTGGCATTAGCTGCCTGGAGTCTGAAGAAAGAGGATTAA
- the nudK gene encoding GDP-mannose pyrophosphatase NudK, producing the protein MKATGQQPRIRIVKEELLSDNWYILKKVTFEYEKNSGQWETQSREVYDRGNGATILLYNRKKQTVVLTRQFRMPTYQNGNETGMLIETCAGLLDKETPEESILRETEEETGYRVDCVQKVGEAYMSPGSVTEILYFFVAEYNEDMATGLGGGLEDDQENIEVVELPFIQALNLVKSGEIRDAKTILLLQYAQIHGLLKEKTNSLHILIAGPYRSGTSDDPVLIEKNVQFMNEIALQVYETGHLPVLGEWYALPLIATAGSTSLGDEVFNRIFHPSSIRLLDHCDAVLRIGGPSQGADEMVKVAREKQLLIFEHLEDLPPVTQP; encoded by the coding sequence ATGAAAGCAACGGGGCAACAACCAAGAATACGGATCGTCAAAGAGGAGCTTTTATCGGATAACTGGTACATCTTAAAGAAAGTCACGTTCGAGTATGAAAAAAACAGTGGTCAATGGGAGACACAATCCCGTGAAGTGTACGACCGCGGCAACGGAGCAACAATCCTTCTCTATAATCGAAAAAAACAAACCGTAGTATTGACCAGACAGTTCCGAATGCCAACCTACCAGAACGGTAATGAGACGGGAATGCTTATCGAAACCTGTGCAGGTCTGCTCGATAAAGAGACACCGGAGGAAAGTATCCTGCGGGAAACGGAGGAAGAGACAGGGTACCGTGTGGACTGTGTACAAAAGGTTGGTGAGGCCTACATGTCGCCCGGATCGGTTACCGAAATCCTGTACTTTTTTGTAGCAGAGTATAACGAAGATATGGCAACAGGACTGGGTGGTGGACTCGAGGATGATCAAGAAAACATTGAAGTGGTAGAGCTTCCTTTTATTCAGGCGCTCAATTTGGTCAAAAGCGGAGAAATTCGTGATGCCAAGACGATTTTGCTGCTCCAATACGCTCAAATCCATGGTCTTTTAAAGGAAAAAACAAATTCGTTGCATATTCTTATAGCGGGACCTTATCGTTCCGGAACGTCAGATGATCCCGTGCTGATCGAGAAAAATGTTCAGTTCATGAATGAAATTGCTCTTCAAGTTTATGAAACTGGGCATTTACCGGTTCTAGGGGAGTGGTATGCATTGCCCCTAATCGCCACAGCTGGTTCCACTTCTTTGGGAGATGAGGTTTTCAACCGCATTTTCCATCCGTCCTCCATTCGCCTGCTAGATCACTGCGATGCAGTGCTTCGAATTGGAGGGCCCTCGCAGGGTGCTGATGAAATGGTAAAGGTCGCAAGAGAGAAGCAACTGCTTATTTTCGAACATCTTGAGGATCTCCCACCAGTAACCCAGCCCTAG
- a CDS encoding methyltransferase domain-containing protein, producing the protein MSKGDYLSTGQLAKSTGMTLRTLRYYDQIGLLTPEDHHSGSARKYTVKELKRLQRIQTLKYVGLSLQEIKDILNAELISDGDIRLSLEAQLDILQKKIAHTEHIVHAIRKALEKLADGADLDRFAELIQAVQKEENWGDQYRTATRLQARINLYDKFSTNPQGWHRWVFDQLEVTPEAHILELGCGDGTFWLRNAERIPNSWRITLTDISSGMVEEARCRLGSSNAMFKFLSADAQQLPFHDEQFDVVLANNMLYHVSDIPRAIEEMHRVLKPGGLVCTSTMSTQHLQELEDLAASFDPDLRVLDQAIHRFHLGNGMDLLSSCFSNLLLLHYDDRLMVDEAEPLIDYMISTPMNARERLVGKAIDMFRIHVNQNLKQTGVLQLTKENGIFLGRK; encoded by the coding sequence TTGAGCAAAGGAGATTATTTATCGACTGGGCAGCTTGCCAAAAGTACAGGTATGACACTCCGAACTTTGCGATATTACGATCAGATTGGACTATTGACCCCGGAAGACCATCATTCTGGCTCTGCTCGCAAGTATACGGTGAAGGAACTGAAACGACTGCAGCGGATTCAGACGTTGAAGTATGTCGGGCTATCTCTTCAAGAAATTAAAGACATCTTAAACGCAGAGTTGATATCCGATGGGGACATCAGACTTTCGTTGGAAGCACAGCTCGATATTCTCCAGAAGAAGATCGCTCATACGGAACATATCGTCCATGCTATTCGAAAAGCTTTGGAAAAGTTGGCCGATGGAGCCGATTTGGATCGCTTCGCGGAGCTTATACAAGCCGTACAGAAGGAAGAGAATTGGGGGGATCAATATCGGACGGCCACCCGTTTGCAAGCACGGATCAATCTTTACGACAAGTTCAGTACGAATCCTCAAGGCTGGCATCGTTGGGTTTTTGATCAGCTGGAGGTGACACCGGAAGCCCATATTCTCGAGTTGGGTTGCGGTGACGGGACCTTTTGGTTAAGAAATGCCGAACGAATTCCCAATAGCTGGCGCATTACGCTTACCGATATCTCCAGCGGAATGGTGGAGGAAGCACGTTGCCGCTTAGGAAGCAGCAATGCAATGTTTAAATTTTTGTCGGCTGACGCCCAGCAGCTCCCTTTTCACGATGAGCAATTCGATGTAGTGCTTGCTAACAATATGCTTTATCACGTCTCGGACATCCCCAGAGCGATCGAGGAAATGCACCGTGTTCTAAAGCCAGGTGGACTAGTTTGCACGTCGACGATGAGTACGCAACACCTTCAGGAGCTTGAGGACTTGGCGGCTTCCTTCGACCCCGATCTTCGCGTATTAGACCAAGCGATTCATCGGTTCCACCTAGGTAACGGAATGGACTTGCTGTCTTCATGCTTTTCTAATCTTCTGTTGCTCCATTACGACGACCGCCTGATGGTAGACGAAGCGGAACCCCTGATCGATTATATGATTTCGACTCCGATGAATGCAAGGGAACGACTTGTAGGAAAGGCCATCGATATGTTTCGTATCCATGTCAACCAAAACCTGAAGCAGACTGGTGTCCTTCAACTGACGAAAGAAAATGGAATATTTCTAGGGAGGAAATGA
- the infC gene encoding translation initiation factor IF-3, whose protein sequence is MAVLINEQIKASEVMLTGLNGEKIGIVSREEALAMARSKGMDLVCTSLMSSPPPCSLVAKGKGKALAQKETGTRKVSGGNMPGKSSKEKVKELRFTAHIEEHDYDTKLRQADKHLRSGKPVQLVVKSSGAKEAAAAKAVLERLLVDLKEAGMKETGIQTGGKGSQVKLNPR, encoded by the coding sequence GTGGCAGTATTAATCAACGAGCAAATAAAAGCTTCCGAGGTCATGCTCACTGGACTCAACGGTGAGAAGATCGGTATCGTCTCGAGAGAGGAAGCCTTGGCTATGGCCCGATCCAAAGGAATGGATCTGGTCTGTACATCACTGATGAGCAGTCCTCCGCCATGTAGCCTAGTAGCTAAGGGCAAGGGAAAAGCGCTCGCGCAGAAGGAAACCGGAACACGCAAGGTGAGCGGTGGCAACATGCCTGGAAAGAGCAGTAAGGAAAAGGTCAAGGAGCTTCGCTTCACTGCTCATATCGAGGAACATGATTACGATACAAAGCTGCGCCAAGCAGACAAACATCTGCGCTCCGGCAAGCCGGTGCAGTTGGTCGTGAAATCGTCCGGCGCGAAGGAAGCGGCTGCCGCCAAAGCGGTGTTAGAGCGACTATTGGTCGATCTGAAAGAAGCCGGAATGAAGGAAACCGGAATCCAGACAGGCGGCAAGGGCTCACAGGTGAAATTAAATCCGCGTTGA
- a CDS encoding iron ABC transporter permease has product MTRADRTNLSKAWRVGSIFGGGLAVLIALFFVSLCYGEAPIPLHTVIEALTQRQNTLEHNMVWDLRMPRTVIGILAGGALAIAGALLQAITKNPLAASDTLGINAGAYFVVVLGAVMFPGLLHQAPFLFAAIGGLLAAVLAYFMGGGRVGSPIRLALAGLIVSMVLGSFTGALHIFYSFETQGLFLWGSGSLVQNDWSGTTYAWPWVVGLSVIAVLLSRQFDVLDLDESTSTSLGQKVGLTRAVGIVLAVMLATITVSVIGPIGFVGLVAPHLVRLSGLKMHRWVLPGSFLWGALLLTGADVLAKMVHQSSMDLPTGAMMALIGAPWLIWLILWKMKLPSGIGGQSSMNIGVRSRKLPYGRLVTLFACGAVLLTVFSLMFGGMRIPMDDLLSGLFGGESANSALLQFRIPRTLVAAGAGIALAVSGVLIQLAVRNPLADASIIGVSSGAGFGALAVIIVWPGLPVYVLPVAAIAGAAVSAAVIFFLSWKKHLNPSVVILLGIAISAIGAAGIQVLIIQGSLWGSTGYIWLTGSTYARSWGQVTTILAFLLVLLPVAWWLARRFDLLVFDDSSAMGLGLPVRRTRLLAMAVGVLLAGGAVACVGTIGFIGLIAPHIVRTLIGHHVRRSIVLSSILGAVMLVLADTIGRTILAPTEIPSGLLIALIGAPYFLYLMYRSNRSKSV; this is encoded by the coding sequence ATGACCCGAGCAGACAGAACGAATTTGTCGAAGGCTTGGCGTGTAGGAAGCATTTTTGGGGGCGGCTTGGCCGTCCTTATTGCGCTTTTTTTTGTAAGCTTGTGCTACGGAGAGGCGCCGATTCCGCTGCATACGGTAATCGAGGCGTTGACCCAGCGTCAGAATACGCTTGAGCACAATATGGTTTGGGATCTGCGGATGCCACGTACGGTCATTGGAATCTTGGCTGGCGGTGCGCTTGCGATCGCCGGTGCATTGTTGCAGGCCATCACCAAAAATCCGTTGGCGGCTTCTGATACGCTCGGAATCAACGCGGGTGCCTATTTTGTGGTCGTGCTTGGCGCGGTGATGTTCCCCGGATTGCTGCATCAGGCTCCATTTCTGTTTGCCGCCATCGGCGGCCTGCTGGCGGCGGTGCTTGCTTACTTTATGGGCGGGGGACGAGTTGGAAGTCCGATCCGGCTGGCGCTTGCTGGCCTCATTGTGTCTATGGTGCTCGGTTCGTTTACCGGAGCATTACATATCTTTTACTCCTTCGAAACGCAGGGATTGTTTCTATGGGGTTCCGGTTCGCTTGTGCAAAACGATTGGAGTGGTACTACTTATGCTTGGCCCTGGGTTGTAGGGCTCTCGGTTATCGCGGTTTTGCTGTCGAGGCAATTCGATGTGCTGGATCTGGATGAGTCTACATCTACATCCCTCGGGCAAAAGGTGGGCTTGACCCGGGCGGTGGGTATTGTATTGGCGGTTATGCTGGCGACCATTACAGTGAGCGTCATTGGGCCCATCGGGTTTGTAGGTTTAGTGGCTCCGCATTTGGTGCGCTTAAGCGGCCTGAAAATGCACCGCTGGGTGCTGCCTGGTTCCTTCCTGTGGGGGGCGCTGCTGTTGACGGGCGCTGACGTGCTGGCGAAAATGGTCCACCAATCAAGCATGGATCTGCCGACCGGAGCGATGATGGCATTGATCGGGGCCCCATGGTTAATTTGGCTGATCCTGTGGAAGATGAAGCTGCCTTCCGGCATCGGCGGACAGTCCTCAATGAACATAGGTGTGCGCTCTCGGAAATTACCGTATGGCAGGCTGGTCACATTGTTCGCATGTGGGGCCGTGCTGTTGACCGTATTCAGCCTGATGTTTGGAGGAATGCGAATTCCGATGGACGATCTGCTGTCCGGCCTGTTCGGCGGGGAGAGCGCGAATTCAGCCTTGCTGCAGTTTAGAATTCCACGTACGCTGGTGGCGGCTGGGGCTGGTATTGCGCTTGCGGTCAGCGGTGTCTTGATCCAACTAGCCGTTCGCAATCCATTGGCGGATGCCTCGATCATCGGAGTTTCTTCTGGGGCGGGATTCGGCGCGCTTGCAGTAATCATCGTCTGGCCCGGACTGCCTGTTTATGTGCTGCCAGTTGCTGCGATCGCCGGAGCGGCAGTTTCGGCAGCGGTGATTTTCTTTCTATCCTGGAAAAAACATCTGAATCCGTCTGTTGTCATATTACTCGGCATCGCCATATCAGCGATCGGAGCAGCCGGCATTCAGGTACTGATTATCCAAGGTTCGTTATGGGGCAGCACGGGCTATATTTGGCTGACTGGTAGTACCTATGCTCGAAGCTGGGGGCAGGTGACGACGATTCTGGCCTTTCTGCTCGTGTTGTTGCCAGTAGCCTGGTGGCTAGCTCGCCGCTTCGACCTTTTGGTATTTGACGATAGCAGCGCCATGGGACTAGGGCTTCCGGTGCGTCGCACCCGGCTGCTGGCGATGGCAGTGGGTGTGCTACTGGCGGGAGGAGCAGTAGCCTGCGTCGGTACGATTGGCTTCATCGGGCTGATTGCTCCGCATATCGTGCGCACATTGATCGGGCACCATGTTCGCCGTTCGATTGTCTTGTCGAGCATCTTGGGAGCGGTGATGCTGGTGTTGGCAGATACGATTGGACGGACGATTCTTGCACCGACGGAAATTCCTTCCGGTCTGCTGATCGCCCTGATCGGCGCGCCATATTTCCTGTACTTGATGTATCGCTCCAATCGTAGTAAGTCAGTGTAG
- a CDS encoding ArsR family transcriptional regulator, translating to MEPSLIYKALSNETRRLIMLWLKNPEEFFDEQAYLKQGLNLRIGVCVGDIQAKAELAQSVISSYLLTMQKAGLLESERIGKWTYYRRNEKTIQEFAEYIQKEL from the coding sequence ATGGAACCGTCATTGATTTATAAAGCTTTGTCTAATGAGACACGCCGTCTAATTATGCTGTGGTTAAAAAATCCAGAGGAATTTTTTGATGAACAGGCTTATTTAAAGCAAGGGCTTAATCTTCGAATTGGTGTATGTGTGGGGGATATTCAGGCTAAAGCAGAACTTGCACAGTCTGTTATCTCAAGTTATTTATTAACGATGCAAAAAGCTGGTTTGTTAGAGTCTGAGCGAATTGGGAAGTGGACGTACTATCGTCGGAACGAAAAGACAATACAGGAATTTGCCGAGTACATTCAAAAGGAACTATAG
- a CDS encoding NAD(P)H-dependent oxidoreductase, producing MKTLVIVAHPSMETSVINKRWVEELKKYPEKYTVHELSKVYPDGNIDVEKEQKLVESHGNLVLQFPIYWFNCPPLLKKWFDDVLTYGWAFGSNGGDKFKNRKVALGVSAGIEKLDYHENGRYQYTLEQILVPFKMTFLYCDADYRSFFAFYGEEYDRSEETVEKSTENYLNFVDNL from the coding sequence TTGAAAACTCTTGTTATTGTAGCGCATCCCAGCATGGAAACATCCGTCATTAATAAGCGGTGGGTAGAAGAACTGAAAAAATATCCAGAAAAGTATACTGTTCACGAGTTGTCTAAAGTTTACCCTGATGGAAACATCGACGTGGAAAAGGAACAAAAATTGGTTGAATCTCATGGTAATCTTGTTTTGCAGTTCCCTATATATTGGTTTAATTGTCCGCCTCTCCTAAAAAAATGGTTTGACGATGTTTTAACTTATGGATGGGCTTTTGGTTCAAATGGAGGAGATAAATTCAAGAATCGTAAAGTTGCTTTAGGTGTATCTGCAGGAATCGAAAAGCTAGATTATCACGAAAACGGAAGATATCAATATACGCTTGAACAAATACTGGTTCCATTTAAAATGACATTCCTATATTGCGATGCAGATTATCGTTCGTTCTTTGCATTTTATGGTGAGGAATATGATCGATCTGAAGAAACTGTGGAAAAAAGCACTGAAAATTATTTGAATTTTGTTGACAACCTATAA